The Humulus lupulus chromosome 3, drHumLupu1.1, whole genome shotgun sequence genome window below encodes:
- the LOC133823974 gene encoding uncharacterized protein LOC133823974 — protein sequence MFSGWCFTSNSAWHKGGRIIIAWNPLRNNVSILSCSNQFIDLSATTVDNKHSFFATFVYGFNDEEGRKSLWKGLQEMARMDPWVVLGDFNDILNRDERIGDKARHSLNNEFLNCVSSCQLDDVKYSGNFYTWSNKQQGPYKIYSKIDRVMANQAWMDKFPNAEAIFHNEGIFDHTPAVITVHSDIPSGKKPFKYFRMWSSHPQYHQEVCRGWNQMVKGTKMYQIVSKLKNLKSIFKELNKRGYSEIHMTYVQAKEKLSDCQNKMHRDPLNVVLQNQELEARQHYAAVQKNYKSYLSQKAKVTWVKEGDENSAFFHSSIKERRCLNRICSIINAEGIRVETPDEVTEAFLSYYQSLLGTQMHKRQQVKISVMAHGPVLSRQQANFLSAEFTKEDIKAVVFSIPGQLLKEINSTVITLIPKCKCPNSDLIRHYGRKSSRPNCMIKLDLQKAYDTMEWGFIEEMLQAFKFLDKFIRLILACISTPKYSLMFNGSMHGFFAAKRGLRQGDPMSPLLFVLGMEYLSRIMQKVGEKEGFQFHDRCRGLKLNHLSFANDVLLFCKGDFKSIYIMLQGLKLFSKSSGLIPNIKKSAIYCSGMSEEEIRRVTDMSGFSRSTIPFKYLGIPICAKRISAIDCKLLVEKMTARIKSWSTRNLSFAGRSILIHSVLLSIHAYWSQIMILPKEIMSEIERVCRSFLWKGQSIMVRAGSVAWSRLCKPKKAGGIGFMSISEWNRAAMFKNVWSIATKKRQSMG from the exons ATGTTCTCAGGTTGGTGTTTCACCTCCAATAGTGCGTGGCATAAGGGGGGACGGATTATAATTGCTTGGAACCCTTTGAGAAACAATGTAAGTATACTAAGTTGTTCAAACCAGTTTATTGATTTGTCTGCTACTACTGTGGACAATAAGCATAGTTTTTTTGCTACTTTTGTATATGGATTTAATGATGAGGAGGGGAGAAAAAGCTTGTGGAAAGGATTACAGGAGATGGCTAGAATGGACCCATGGGTTGTGCTTGGGGACTTTAATGATATCTTGAACAGAGATGAGAGAATTGGGGATAAAGCTAGACACAGCTTGAATAATGAGTTTCTGAATTGTGTTTCTAGCTGTCAGTTGGATGATGTTAAATACAGTGGGAATTTCTACACTTGGAGTAATAAGCAGCAAGGACCATATAAAATCTACTCCAAGATTGATAGAGTTATGGCGAATCAAGCTTGGATGGACAAATTTCCAAATGCTGAAGCTATTTTCCATAATGAAGGCATATTTGATCACACACCAGCAGTTATTACAGTGCATTCTGACATTCCTAGTGGAAAGAAACCATTCAAGTACTTTAGAATGTGGTCTTCTCATCCTCAATATCATCAAGAAGTGTGTAGGGGGTGGAATCAAATGGTTAAAGGGACTAAAATGTACCAAATTGTGTCTAAACTGAAGAATCTTAAGTCCATCTTTAAAGAGCTGAACAAGAGGGGTTATTCAGAGATTCATATGACCTATGTGCAAGCTAAAGAGAAGTTAAGTGATTGTCAGAATAAAATGCATCGTGACCCTTTGAATGTGGTTCTACAGAATCAAGAATTGGAAGCCAGACAACATTATGCAGCAGTACAGAAAAACTATAAATCATATTTGTCCCAAAAAGCTAAGGTTACTTGGGTTAAAGAAGGGGACGAAAACTCTGCATTTTTTCATTCTAGTATCAAAGAAAGAAGGTGCCTGAATAGGATATGTTCTATTATTAATGCAGAAGGGATTAGGGTGGAGACTCCTGATGAGGTTACTGAAGCCTTTCTCTCCTATTATCAGTCCTTGCTGGGTACCCAAATGCACAAGAGGCAACAAGTTAAAATCTCTGTTATGGCTCACGGACCTGTGTTATCTAGGCAGCAAGCAAATTTTCTTTCAGCTGAGTTTACTAAGGAAGACATTAAAGCTGTTGTGTTTAGCATCCCTG GGCAGCTGTTAAAAGAGATTAATTCTACAGTGATTACTCTTATCCCTAAGTGCAAATGTCCTAATTCT GATCTCATTAGACACTATGGACGGAAATCAAGTAGGCCCAATTGCATGATAAAGCTGGATTTACAAAAGGCATATGATACCATGGAATGGGGATTCATAGAAGAGATGCTACAagcctttaaattccttgacaaATTCATTAGGCTTATATTGGCTTGCATATCTACACCTAAGTATTCTCTCATGTTTAATGGATCTATGCATGGTTTCTTTGCAGCGAAAAGAGGTTTGAGGCAAGGGGACCCAATGTCCCCTTTGCTTTTTGTACTTGGAATGGAATACTTGAGTAGAATCATGCAAAAAGTTGGGGAGAAGGAGGGGTTTCAGTTTCATGACAGATGCAGAGGCTTAAAGCTAAATCATCTCAGCTTTGCCAATGATGTGTTATTGTTCTGCAAGGGTGATTTCAAGAGCATATATATAATGTTGCAGGGGCTAAAGTTGTTCTCAAAGTCCTCTGGATTGATCCCAAATATCAAAAAATCAGCCATCTACTGTAGTGGTATGAGTGAGGAGGAAATTAGAAGAGTAACTGATATGTCAGGATTCAGTAGAAGTACTATACCATTTAAGTATCTTGGTATCCCCATCTGTGCCAAGAGAATCTCAGCTATTGATTGTAAACTGCTGGTTGAGAAAATGACAGCTAGGATTAAGAGTTGGAGCACCAGGAATTTATCATTTGCTGGTAGATCAATATTGATTCATTCGGTACTGCTTTCCATTCATGCCTATTGGAGTCAAATCATGATTCTACCCAAGGAAATTATGTCTGAAATTGAAAGGGTCTGTAGAAGTTTCCTCTGGAAAGGGCAGAGTATTATGGTTAGGGCTGGAAGTGTGGCCTGGAGTAGGCTTTGTAAGCCTAAGAAGGCTGGAGGAATAGGTTTCATGAGTATCTCAGAGTGGAACCGAGCAGCTATGTTTAAAAATGTCTGGTCAATTGCAACAAAAAAAAGACAATCTATGGGTTAA